GCAGAAGACGCCATTGGTGAGGTCGTCTCCCTCTGGCGGTATCCCGTCAAGTCCATGATGGGAGAGGAGCTGAACGCCGCCGAGGTCGGCAAACGTGGACTGCTGGGAGACCGCGCCTACGCTCTGCTGGACGCCTCCGACGGGAGGATCGCCAGCGCGAAGAACCCACGCAAGTGGCCGGAGATGTTCCAGTACCGCGCCGCGTTCGTCGAGCCTCCGCACAGCGGCGCGAAGATGCCTGCCGTCCGCGTCACCCTGCCGGATGGCACGGTGTTTGCCAGCGACGAAGCGAACCTCCAGGAGTCTCTTTCGCGTGCGCTCGGTCGCAAGGTGACGCTCGCGTCCGCCGAGTCCAGCCGGGAGCGACAGGCCGAGGAATACTGGCCGGACATCGACGGCCTCGACTATCGGGAAACCGTCACCGACTTCGACCTGCCGGATGGCACGTTCTTCGACTGTGCCGTCATCCACGTGCTGGCCACCGCGACCCTCGACCGGCTCCGCGAGCTCTATCCCCAGGGCCGATTCGAGGTCCGGCGCTTCCGGCCGAACGTCGTCGTGGAGACGTTCGAGCACGTGAAGGACTTCGTGGAGGACACCTGGATCGGCCAGACGCTCCGAGTCGGGGACGAGGTGCGCCTGGCTGTCACCGGGCCATGCCCCCGATGTGTGATGATCACCCTAGACCAGGGCGATCTCCCCAGGGATCCCGGCATCCTGCGCACGGCAGCTCAGACCATGAGGTCAATGTCGGTGTGTACGCCTCCGTACTGCGGGGCGGGCGGGTCCGCCGCGGTGACGCCATCAGGCTGGAGTCCGGGACCTAGGCAGTCTCGTTTGGATCATCGGGCGGACCAAAGGAAGATCTCTGCGATGTGGAGTCCGGCCAGGTAGATGGTGGCGGTCTTGTCGTAGCGGGTGGCGATGCCGGCGCCACTGCTTGAGGCGGTTGGTGCATCGTTCGACGGTGTTGCGCTGCTTGTACGCCTCGTGGTCGAAGCCGGGTGGATTCGCCTCAGTTCCTCGGCGGGGAACGGCTCCCAACGAGGATTGAGGCCCGGCGCTGCCGAGCGCGTCGGCGACGCGCCGGGGTCGGCCGCCGGTGCGGAGCCACCGTCGTGAGTCCGGTCGCCGCCCAGCACGGCACGCGCCTGGGGCGGAGCTCAACGAGCGGCAGCAGGCCTTCCTGCACGTGCCATATGCGGCCGATCAGGAGGACGAGCACCGGGAGAAGGTCGCCGGCGGGATGGGCGCCGCGCCCGCCCGGCCCCGAGTGGCGGTGGATCGCGTACGGCGGGGCCGGCCGCCCGCGGGCCGAGCCCGGACGGCTGCAGCTGGTGCTGGCCCATCGAGGGTTGCATGATCAGGGGCCGGCTCCACTTGGAAGGGGCTGGAGCGGCGCGGGCTGCGACCTGGCCGCGCTGATCAAGCGGCGCAAGGAGAATGCCGACACGACCGAGGCAATCGCCAGCCACCGCATCGCCGCGCTGCCGGTGACGGCAGAGCGTGCCGGAGGTGTGCCAGCATGAGACCACGCCCCGCCGGAGGCACCTTTCCTTCTCCTGGCGGGGCGGCTCACGAACTGATCGCCCGGCTCATGCGAAGTCGCTCAGCGCGCCCGCCCGGGTCACAATCCGATGGCGGACTTGGGGCCCAGGTAGGAGCCGGCGTCGGGCCATCCTGCCTGAGCCAGCTCGGCGAACCGGGGTGAGAAGCCGATCTCGGGCAGGGCGGCCAGCGGCACGAACCGCACGCCGCGGATCGGCGTGGTGTCGGCGCCGTCGGCGACCGCGCCCACCTCGCCGCCGACCCGGGCGGCTTCGAAGGTCATGTGGATGACGTGGGTGCCGCCATCGGGCAGATGGTCGCACACGTACAGCAACCGGCCGACCGCCACGCTGATGCCGGTCTCCTCGCGCATCTCCCGGACGAGGGCGTCGCTGAGCGTCTCGCCGGGCTCGACTTTGCCGCCGGGCAGCGACCAGGAGCGGCCGGTGCCGGTGTCCTGGTCCAACAGCAGGATCCGATCGTCCTCGATGACCACGCCCGTGACACGTACCTTCACCTCGGCAACCTATTCCAGCGAGTCAAGGCCGGGGCGGGGAACCCGGTTCATCGCCAGCCCCGGTGTGCGAGCCGCCAAGGCTGGACCGGCGGCTGATCACTGCCACGACGTAGCCGTGGTTGTGGGACCAGCGCCCGATCGGGGTATTCCAGGGGTGGTGGCCCGACCGAGCGCTCGTCATGGGAGACGGCCACGCCGTCGAGCTCACCCCGGGCGAGTTGCGCGCCCAGGTCCCGCCTGTCGTGGAGGCGCCGCGGTCATCGGAGTTCTCCAGCGTGCTGCACGGAGTCACGCTGACGCTGTACCAGGGCGACCACATCGAAGCCCTGGTGGACAGCAACTCTGCTGAGCCCGGGCGGCGACTGCTCAACAGTTGGACGATGCCGTGGTGAGCCATGACGCTGGCCAGTACCACTATGTGCCAGTCACGACGATCACAGCCGTGGCCACAGCCAAGCCCTTCACCAACCGCCGGTCCGGGCCATCCGACACAACCTGGAACCGGCCATATCGTTCGCATGTGACCCACACACCCACCAGAGGAGAGCCACCACGACTGCTGTCGGTCGTGGCCGCGCAGATCCAGGTCAGCTGGACGGTCGAGGACAACCTGCAGCGTATCCGCGACGTTCTCACCCAGACGCAGGCCGACGACCTCGTCCTTCTTCCAGAAGGAGCGCTGTCAGGGTACGGGACGGACCTGTCGGCGCTCGACGATCGCTCCCGTGCCGATGCGGCGGGCCAGGCCGCCAGCTACGTGGCCGATCTCGCCCGCCAACATGGCGTGCACGTGTTCTGCGGATCGTTGATCTGGGAGCACAGCGCATGGTGGAACGCCGCGCTCTACTTCGGTCCCAACGCCGAGCGATGGGACTACCGTAAGATCAACCTGGCGATGAACGAACGAGGCCGCCTGCGCTCAGGAGCTCGGTTGGCTCCGCTGAGCATCGCCACCCGAGCAGGGACGGTCACGGTGGGTGTGCAGATCTGCCGTGAGATCCGATTCCCCGAGCAGTGGCGGCACCTGGTCGACGCTGGCGCCGAGGTGCTGGTCTATCTCACCCACGCGGCCAATCCCACCGAGCCCTCTGGTGTCTGGCGCAGCCACCTGATCAGCCGGGCGGCCGAGAACCAGCGGTTTGTCCTGGCCTGCAATGCCGCCGAGCCTCTCCAGCACTGCCCCAGCATGATCGTCTCTCCCCGAGGCGAGGTTCTGGCGGAGACCGTCTCCACCGGCCCCGAATCACTCAGGACCACCATCGATGTGAACCAGACGAGCAACTGGTATCTCAGCCAGAGACGCGACGTATCGAACCTGTGACAGAACTTCCCTAGTAGTGGGCCTCTCACGGCTCTGGACATCTCGGCCGATAACTCTCCATCAGCGAGGTAGCTCGTGGCGGGTTACCCTGCGTGGCCGGCGTCGGCGGGTGTCTGCCCAGGTTGCGCTCCGGCGCGCGCAGCAGGCGAGCGCGCCCAGGTAGAGGTGGTTCGGTACGGCCCCCTCCCTGCCCGCTCCCGTGTCGGAGGTGGAGAACTACCTCCAGTAGGTTGGCGGTGTGGCCGCCGAGATCGTCGAGCACGAGCTGAGCGAGCCCTGGGAGGGCTTCCTCGCCGAACCGGCCGCGGGCAGCGGCGGTGCAGGCGTCCTCGCGCTGTCCGGAGCGAGCAGCCGGATCGAGCGTGAGCGGTGCCAGCTCTTGGCCCGTGCCAGCGTGACCGCGGTGTCGGTCCGGTGGTTCGGTGGACCCGGGCAGCCGCCCGATGCCGCACAGCACGCCCGACAGTGCCATCGGCCAGGCCGATCGCAAGTAGCCAGGTCCCGGAGGTGGAGAAGGAGTGATGAGCATGGAGTACGGGCAGGCGCGCATCGTGGGCACCACCGGCGACCTGGCCACCCTCGCCGAAAGCTTCCCCGCAGCGACGCCCGTCCAGATCGACGTCGAGGAGATCGAACCAGGCCATGAACCAGGGAACTCGGCCGGGTGGGCGGTCGTGGCCAGAGTCGAGCACCTGCCGATCAGCGAACACGGCGGCCTCGCCGGACCGGGCGAGCGCATCGCCACCGGCGACCCGGACGCGGATGGCAACCGACCTCTGCTGTTCGCACCCGTGCTCGCCCTGCAGTCACGCAAGCTCGCCACGCCCGGCCAGGTAGGACCCATCGCCCGTGCCGCCGACCCGTGCCAGCGGCGCGAGGACGCCTACGAGGCGATCGAGCGTGACGGCGACGCGGCACTCTACCTGATGGAACTGCTGGAAGCGGTGGAGAACCTGCGCGACGAAGCCGACGGGGTCGCCACCGACCGAGACCGCCTCCTGCACCCGGCGGCGCGCCGCCACCTGGCCTCAGCCGTCAACGCCATGAAGGCGGCGCGCACTGCGGTAAACGAGGCCACCCGCTTCGGCAGCGTCTGCGAGCTGATCCGCGGCGGTGCCGATGAGGAGTGGATCGACGAGATCGAAGACAGGCAACCGTGCGATGAGACAAACCTGTACGGCATGCTGGTTGACCTGCCTGGAATGCCACTTGGAGAGCTGGCCTGCCCGGTTCATGCCAAGCTGGCCGAGCAGCGCGTGCCTGAGACCAAAGTCCGCCCCAATCCACACGCATAGCCGGCCTGGCGGCCCCCGATCATGACCTGCCTGAAGACGTCGCACGAACTCGGGCTGGATACGATCAGCCCCGAGGAGTCACGCTTGGGGCGTCGACCAGGCAGGGGTCGGCGTGGCTCTTCGTTCCAGCATCATGCCCCGAGTTCCGCCTCGGGCCGTACGTGCCAGCTGTTCGGCAGGCCCACGCGCAGCAGCTCCCGTCGCTCGTGAGCGTCCAGCAGCGGGGAGGAATCGTACGGCGGGCGGTGCGTCCAGACGGCCGGGCTCAGCGCGTCCCCCAGGTAGGCCATGCCCCTGCCCGGCGGCCACGTGACTTCCATGGCCGTCCGGCCGGACGCGGGGCAGACCCAGGCGTGCGGGACAGGCAGCCGATTGCCGCCCGTGGCGACCAGGGCGAAGCCCTCCACGTAGATCCAGCCGCGGGCATCGGGCCAGCCCTGAGCAACAGTCTCGGCAGCATTGCCATTGCAGAACCCCATCGGCCCTCGTCCAACACCGGGAGGAAGGGCTGCTGGAGTGAACCACTCGCCTACGTCGAGCAGCAGCTCGTACAGCGAGCCGTACCGGTGATCTGCCGGAGCCGGGGAGAACGCCGCCCAGGCGCTCAAGACCTCGGTCAGCTCCCGCTCGGCTGAAGTCAGATCGGCCACGACCACAACCGTACTGGGGTGCAGACCAAGTACCTCGGAGAGAGGGGCCGCAGCTTGACACAAAGGATAGATATCGCACACCACAACCTGCGGAAACACAGCACCGCGCAGCATGGGTACCCCTTCCGAATCGTGACGCTCACCCCAACGCGCGGCCTGTAGGTGTGAGGATGTCGCTGACGACGGGACGGATTGGGACGGTGCGTCGTGGGGCGTGTAGAGCTGGCGGCCCGGGTGCTGGGGGTCGAATCGCAAGTGCCTGCGGTGACCAGGGCGCTGTGCCAATTCGCGGGCTGGCCCATCCTCGCGCCGGGGCCCGGACTTACCCTGCTGGAAGGGCTGGTGGGCCGGCTGGACGCCGTCGACGACGGGGTGCTGCGTACCCCGCGGGACTTAACCGACGCAGCGGTGCTCCCACATCCGCGAGCGTCGGAGGTGAGCGACGAGATCCTCTCCCACATCTCGCCCGGCCACAGCGATAACATCAACTTCTTCGGCGTCATCAACGTGGACGTCGAGGCGGAACTGGCCAAGCTCGACACCAGCGGCTGGCGGCCGCTGCGGCCCGCGCAACTGCGCGAGCTAAGGCTGACGCCCTGACAGGCCCTGCGCCGCGCCCCATGCAGGGAGGTGGCGCGGGCGGTTGACCTTAGGGGTGGCCCGCGCCGTGCGCGGGCTATCACCTCGTTTTTACGACCTGGTCTGGGTGAGCGCGACGATGAGTTGGAGCATGCCGGAGACGGCCGTCATGGTCTCGGCATCGAACACGATCC
This window of the Nonomuraea africana genome carries:
- a CDS encoding MOSC domain-containing protein, producing the protein MSQPAEDAIGEVVSLWRYPVKSMMGEELNAAEVGKRGLLGDRAYALLDASDGRIASAKNPRKWPEMFQYRAAFVEPPHSGAKMPAVRVTLPDGTVFASDEANLQESLSRALGRKVTLASAESSRERQAEEYWPDIDGLDYRETVTDFDLPDGTFFDCAVIHVLATATLDRLRELYPQGRFEVRRFRPNVVVETFEHVKDFVEDTWIGQTLRVGDEVRLAVTGPCPRCVMITLDQGDLPRDPGILRTAAQTMRSMSVCTPPYCGAGGSAAVTPSGWSPGPRQSRLDHRADQRKISAMWSPAR
- a CDS encoding NUDIX domain-containing protein, which translates into the protein MKVRVTGVVIEDDRILLLDQDTGTGRSWSLPGGKVEPGETLSDALVREMREETGISVAVGRLLYVCDHLPDGGTHVIHMTFEAARVGGEVGAVADGADTTPIRGVRFVPLAALPEIGFSPRFAELAQAGWPDAGSYLGPKSAIGL
- a CDS encoding nitrilase-related carbon-nitrogen hydrolase, with translation MAAQIQVSWTVEDNLQRIRDVLTQTQADDLVLLPEGALSGYGTDLSALDDRSRADAAGQAASYVADLARQHGVHVFCGSLIWEHSAWWNAALYFGPNAERWDYRKINLAMNERGRLRSGARLAPLSIATRAGTVTVGVQICREIRFPEQWRHLVDAGAEVLVYLTHAANPTEPSGVWRSHLISRAAENQRFVLACNAAEPLQHCPSMIVSPRGEVLAETVSTGPESLRTTIDVNQTSNWYLSQRRDVSNL